A segment of the Sanyastnella coralliicola genome:
ATCAACTGCTCAACTCAAACCCTTCACGAGGATACATAGAAGTTGAGGTAGCTGGAAAAGAGATGAACCCTTACGCGGGTATGCAGATTTATGTGACAATGCGCCACAAAGAAACAGACCAGGTGATCTTCCGTCCGGTTTTATTGGTAGTGCCGTTCTTGCATGACTCGAGCGGGCCGACAAGTCACGACCTCAAATTCAATTTGCTTCAGAAACAGGAGGAGTGATTTATTCTCCTAGTACGCGTCCTTTGGCAAGGGCAGCTGGAGTATAGTCTGGCTGCATGCTGAGTGCACGGTTGTAATCTGCCAAGGCCTCTTCTTTGTTGCCTAGACTTTCATAGCACAATCCTCGGTTATAGTACGCTTGATAGTAGGCTGGATAGATATCTGCCGCTTGATCGAAGAAAGTAATGGCACTGTCGTAGTGCTGGAAGTATTCCAAGTGAATATATCCCTGGTTGTAGTATGCCGGGACAAATTCTGGATCAATTTCTAAGATTTCCCTGTACTGCTTGAATGCCTGTGTATAGCGGTTAGCATCACGATCACCGCTGGATTGCAGGTAGTACGCCAAGTTGTACTTAGCTTCAATACTCTGAGGCTTGATTTCGGTGGCCGTGCGGTAGTATTCAATGGCTAGGTCGCTTTTTGCCGATGCATACAAGAGCCCAATTTCGATGTAAGCGTCGTAGTATTCTGGGTCAACCTCAATGGCCGTTTGGTAACTAGATGCTGCAAGCGTTGTGTCTCCTGTTTCCTTGTAGATTCTTCCTTTCATATAGTATCCGAAGGGAAGGAATTCATTTACAGTTAAGGCTTTGTTGATTTCCTCTAGGGCTTTCGGGTAGTTCTGTAGGTGAATCTGCATCTCACCAAGTTTCAATAAACACTCCGTGTTTTCAGGAGAAAGGTCAACACAAGCTTGATAGTCAGCAACAGCTAATTCAAAATCGGTTCTTCCGTAGTGATATTCACCTCTGGCGAAGAAGATATCATCTCGTGTGCTGTCTGCATCGAGCGCGTTGGAGAAGTCTTCGAGCGTGCGGTTGACGTCTCCTTTTTCCGCATAAAGGTGGGCACGTTCAAGGTAGTTGTCAGCATTTCCCGGGTCAGCAATGATACGTTGGTTCAAGGAGTCTAGTCGGGCTTGCACTGTATCGATAGCGACGGTCTCTACCTCTTGGGCAGTTTGATCACTTGATTGATCCTCTGCAGGGTCGTTACAAGCAGAGAAGAACAGGGCCGAAGCCGAAAGAATAGCAGCTAACTGGAGTTTCATAGGTGCAAATTAAAAAAGCCCGCTCCAGAAGAGCAGGCTTTTCAATCAAAATTGTGGCTTATTTAGTCAGTTCAGCCTTGATCTTTTCCTCAAGCTCTTCCATAAGCTCAGGGTTATCGTTCAATAGTTGCTTCACTGCGTCGCGACCTTGACCGAGTTTTGTTTCTCCGTAAGAGAACCAAGAACCGCTCTTCTTGATCACGTTCATATCTACACCAAGGTCGATGATTTCTCCAGTTTTTGAGATTCCTGTTCCGTACATGATGTCGAATTCAGCACGTTGGAATGGAGGAGCCACCTTGTTCTTCACGATTTTCACTTTTGTACGGTTACCAATAACTCGGTCTCCGTCTTTGATTTGTGAAGAACGACGAATGTCAATACGTACAGAAGAGTAGAACTTCAGTGCGTTACCACCCGTTGTGGTTTCAGGGTTTCCGAACATCACTCCAATCTTCTCACGAAGCTGGTTGATGAAGATACAGCAGCATCCTGTCTTGCTAATCGTAGATGTCAGTTTACGAAGGGCTTTAGACATCAAGCGCGCCTGAAGACCCACTTGGCTATCAGCCATTTCTCCTTCGATCTCTGCGCGAGGTGTCAGTGCTGCAACAGAGTCAATCACCAAAAGATCAATTGCACCTGAACGGATCAAGTTATCTGCGATTTCCAGTGCTTGTTCTCCGTTGTCTGGCTGAGAGATCAAAAGGTTCTCAGTATCAACACCTAGGTTTTCAGCATAGAACTTATCAAATGCGTGCTCGGCATCGACGATAGCACAGATTCCTCCGTTGCGCTGCGATTCCGCGATAGCGTGAATAGCAAGAGTCGTCTTACCAGAAGATTCCGGACCGTAGATCTCAATGATTCGTCCTTGTGGGTATCCACCTATTCCTAGAGCAAGATCAAGGGTCAATGACCCTGAAGGAATGAAATCAAGTTGTTCGATGGCATCATCGCCCAGCTTCATTACCGTACCTTTTCCGTAGGTCTTCTCCAGCTTGTCTAGAGTCAGCTGAAGCGCCTTCATCTTTTCTTTATTCACTTCTGTTGCCATGCGCGTTAGATTTTGAGCTAATGTAGCCATTCAACAACGTAATGTATTTACGTTGCGCAATGATTTTGTCCACGTTGGACAATCCTTTGTGTGTGTAACCTTAGAGGCCGAATCCGTTCAAGATCTGATCGGTATGTTCCTTGGCTTTTACCTTCTTAATCACATCCACAATGGTTCCTTCTTCGTCGATCAAAAAAGTAGTGCGGTGCGTACCGTCAAACTCTTTACCCATGAACTTCTTAGGTCCCCATACACCAAAGGCTTGTAGTACTGAACGTTCCTCATCTGCGATTAGAGGAAATGGCAACTCGTGCTTGTCTATGAACTTCTGGTGCTTTTTCGCAGGGTCATCATTCACTCCAATGATCTCAATACCATGTCCTTTCAGCACGTCGAAGTTGTCGCGGATGTTACAGGCTTGAGTAGTACAAGTTGGAGTCATGTCTCTAGGGTAGAAATATACCACGAGTTTCTTCCCGCTGTAGTCTGATGATTTGATCTCGCTTCCGTCTTGGATGATTCCTGAAAAGTCAGGGGCTTTATCGCCTTTTTGTAGGGTTGTCATATCTAGATTCTAATTGCTCTTAGAGTGACAAATATGCCACGAATTTGTTCTTGTTATTCACGGTTTGGGATCGTGATTCATTTTGTTTTTAGTCGACGAACGAAAGATATCAACAGACGAATGAAAATATTTTGATGACCAAGCCTTCGGCTGTACATTCGATTTGGTGCAACTTGCATTAGAAGACAATTATTCTGATCTCAAAATTCAATTTCTCTATGAGACACACTACGCTTGTGGTAAACGGAAATACCCGAAACAACAGGGCTTACCGTTTCTCGCGTGTGTTTTTCGCAATGGTTCTGGCACTGGCATTCGCCGGGATCAATGCAAACGCACAAACTCCTGAACCCGGTACCGAGGCTTATGCTTCTGCAAAAGATGCAGGTCTGGTGGAGCAAATTTCACTTGCTCTAGACTATGACGGGGAATCTCCAAACGTTCAACACTACCTCGATGCAGCTGCTGCTCGCGGTGCTGGATGTTTTATTCCTCACGATCCAATGACATGGACAAACTTCCCAGGAAATGATGATGGTTCTGAAGGGCCAATCGCACTTCCTTTCTCGTTTGACCTATACGGTAGTGCATACAGCAGCATTTACCTCAATAACAACGGAAACCTGACCTTCGGCAATAGCCTTTCGTCATTTACACCAGATGGTTTCCCTATTTCAACGCCAATGATCGCTCCGTTCTGGGGAGACGTTGATACACGAAATGGAAGAGGTGAAGTTTGGTACTATGTGACTGACCATGCATTGTATGTGAACTGGGTAGAAGTAGGAGTGTTCTCAGCGAACAACCCTGACCTGGAAGATCTTCGCAATACTTTCCAAGTGATCATTACTGATGGTACAGACGCAGTTCTTGAACCAGGAAACAACATTGCCTTTCATTATGAAATCATGGATTGGACAACCGGAGACGCTTCTCTCGGTGAACTTGGTTTCGGTGGTGCACCTGCAACTGTTGGTGTAAACGCTGGAAACAATGTAGACTTCATTCAGATTGGACGTTTCGGAACAGATACCAATGACTATGACGGTCCTGACGGTGAAATTGACGGAGTAAACTGGCTAGAGTTCCAGTGTTTCCAGTTCAACGTTTCAAGTGGAGCGAACTTCCCTCCAATTGCACAGAACCTTCCAGTAGGAAACGAAATCAACATTTGTAATGATGAAAGTGCTACGCTTGACTTAGGTTTCATCGGGCCAGAAGGCGATCAAACGGTAACAGTTGCTGTTTCTTCTGGAGATCCTTACACCTTGAATTCGAACGATGCTGGAAACCCAGCAGAAGTTTCTGTGACATTCGAAGGGCTTGCACCAGGATCTTACTCATATGATTTCATCGCAACAGATAACGGAGATCCAGTAGGAGAAACAACCGTGACAATTACTGTCAACGTTGAAGATTGTACAGGAGGATGCGAACCGAACTTGATGATCGCTTGTCCTGAAGACATGACAGTGGAGTGTGGTAGTGACCTTGACCCAATGTCTCTCGGAATGCCAATGGTTGATACTGACGATTGTTACGCAGGCTCAATTGATGTCACTTACATGGACGATGTCATTTCTAACAACGGTTGCGAACAAATGATCGCCCGAACGTGGATGGCTTCAGCAGGTGATGAGACTGACATGTGTACTCAGATGATCACCGTGATTGATACAGAAGCACCGGTACTCAACATGCCTCCACTATACTACTCTCTTGAGTGGAGCGTATATGAAGGGAACTTCATCGAAGACTTCCTAAACGGACAAATCACACTCGAAGATCTTGAGACACTTAGTCCATTGTTCAACGAGCAACTTGAAGCCCAAGGGTACTTCTACCCAACAGCATCAGACGCATGTGATGATGACGTTACACCATACTACATCCAATCAGTACTCGGACCTGAAGAATTGGAGTGTCCGCTTGTAGCAGAAGTGATTTGGTCATTCTATGCTCAAGATGATTGTGGGAATGTAACTGGACCATTTGATGTTGTGTGCGAATTCTTCGACACGACTCCTCCAGAGTTCGTTGACTTCCCTGAAGATGTGCTCGTAGAGTGTATCGAAGATGTTCCAGCTCCAGAAGTAGTAGATGCAGAAGATGCATGTGCTGATGTGGTTTTAGTAGACATCTTCACAAGCGAAACAGGTTTCCCAACTGATTCATGTGTAGCATCAACGGCATTCGGACCTGGAGATGATTGGGCACTATGGCTACCAGTATTGGAGACAGAAGGTCTATCACCAACAGATGATTTCGTTCCAGTAGGAGACTTGACATTTGTTAAGTACAACGACGGAACAGCACGTTTGACTGGTTCAGTAGTAAACGATGAGAACCCAGCACAAGGATGGGACATTGACCTACACTTCGAGAACCAAGCAACATGGGCAGAGTGGGAAGCAATGGGCCGTTCTTACAAGGATGACCTAGGACTTGCAGCAGCAGGCGGTAACCTATGGACAACATGGGATTACTACGAGCTAGTAAACGGCTTCTCAACATTGACAGGTACAGGAGACTTCGCAGGCGACGTTCTTTACCTAGATCACATGCCATCAAGCTACTACTTCGGATTCCAGTGTGGAGAGGCAGCGAACAACCGCAACTCAAACTTCGGTATGAGCGGATGGTTCACTTACTCAGGATTCATCGGAGGTGAAGCAGTAGAAGGACACGGAGACGTAAACGTAGACAAGGAATGTGTTCCAACACAGGGTCAAGAGTGTGTGAACGATGATGAGTTCACTTACTACTACCGTGCAGAGGATTCATGTGGAAACGTAGCGTTCGAATCATACACTGTAACAGTAAACGATACAACAGCACCAGAATTCACTGTCGTACCAGAAGACATCACAGTAGAATGTGACGAGGTACCAGTACCAGTATTCGAAGGAGTTGAAGCAATCGACAACTGTGAGTGTGGGGTAGAAAGCATCGTATACATCGGCGAGACCCTCGTAGATGGAGGTAACGATTGTCTTTACCAGCTACAGCGTGAGTGGGCAGCATTCGACTGCTGTGGAAACCGCGCAGACTACGTACAAACAATCACTGTAGAAGACACCACAGCACCAGAGGTTACTTACGTACCAGCTGACGTGACTTACGAATGTGACGAAGAAGTACTAGTAGAACTAGCAGAAGGAGTAGACAACTGTCAGGACGTAGAGGTTACTTACGAAGATTCAATCGAAGAAGGTGACTGTCCACAGGAATACACGATCACACGTACGTTCTACCTATCAGACGGATGTGATAACGTATCTACAGCAACACAAACAATCTCAGTAGTTGATACAACAGCTCCAGTATTCGGAGATTACGAAGTATCAGTATCAGTAGAGTGTACAGAAGTTGACGAAGTAGAAGGACCAGACGCAACAGACAACTGTGGTGAGGTAACGATCACTTACGAAGACCAACTCCAATCAGGAGGATGTCTAGGAGTAATCGTACGTACCTACACAGCCGTAGATGAGTGTGGTAACGAAGTAACAACAGAGCAGTACATCACGATCTTGGATACGACACCACCGGTGATCGAGAATCCAGCAGACATGACAGTAGAGTGTGACGAAGTACCAGCAGCTCCAGGAGCAGACGGTATCGAGATCTACGACAACTGTGGTGAAGAAGTAGAGGTAACATTCACAGAAGAGATCATCGACGGTCTATGTGAAGACAGCTACACAATCGTATGGACATGGACAGCAACTGACTACTGTGAGAACATGTCAGAGGCTTCAACAACAATCACAGTACAAGACACAACAAACCCAGTATTCGTAGAAGTACCGGAAGATGTGACTTACGAGTGTGACGAAGAAGTACCAGCATGTAGCTCAGACGACGTAGTAGCAGAAGATAACTGTGACAACGACGTAGTAGTAGAATGTGAAGATCAGATCATCGACGGAGACTGTCCACAAGAGTACACGATCCAGCGTATCTACCGCGCATTCGATAACTGTGGTAACCAAGCGATCTACGTACAGAACATCTCAGTAGTTGACACCACTGCACCAATGTTCCCAGAACTAGCAGAGTTGACTTACGAGTGTGACGAAGAGATTCCAGTGATCCTACCAGACGCAACAGATAACTGTGGTGTGGTAACGGTTACTTACGAAGACTCAACAGTAGACGGAGAGTGTCCACAGGAATACACTATCACACGTACTTACACAGCAGAAGACGAGTGTGGAAACACAAGCTCAGCTTCACAGACAATCAACGTGGTTGACACAACTGCACCGGTATTCGATGAGTACTCAGTAGAAGTAGAAGCACCATGTGATAACGTAGACGTGGCGATCCTAACAGCTACAGATAACTGTGGTGAGGTAACTGTGACATACGAAGACACACCAGTGTCAGGAGGATGTGCAGGAACAATCATCCGTGATTACGTAGCAGTAGACGAGTGTGGAAACGAAGCAACAGCACAGCAGATCATCTCACTAGTTGATGAAGTAGCTCCTGTATTCGTTGAAGTACCTGCAGACATGACTTACGAGTGTGACCAGGAAGTACCAGCATGTAGCTCAGACGACGTAGCAGTTGAAGACAACTGTACAGAGGTTGAGGTTAGCTGTGCAGACGTTACAATCGACGGAGACTGTCCACAGGAATATACAATCGAGCGTACATACACAGCAGAAGATAACTGTGGAAACATCTCAACATACACACAGACGATCACAGTAGTTGATACAACAGCTCCTGAGTTCACAGAAGTACCAGCAGACGCAATGTACGAGTGTGATGAAGAGATCCCAGCAATCAACGCTGAAGCAGAAGATAACTGTGGTGATGTAACAGTAACATGGGAAGATTCAATCGCCGATGGAGACTGTCCACAAGAGTACACGATCACACGTACATTCACAGCAATGGACGAGTGTGGAAACTCAAGCACAGAGACACAGACAATCACAGTAGTTGATACAACAGCTCCTGAATTCACAATGGTACCAGCTGACGCCACTTACGAGTGTGACGAAGAAGTACTAGTGATGATGGCTGAAGCATCTGATAACTGTGGTGAAGTAACAGTTACATACGAAGATTCAACAGTAGAAGGTGAGTGTCCTCAAGAGTACACAATCACACGTACGTTCACTGCAGAAGATGAGTGTGGTAACTCAAGCACTGCAACACAGACAATCAACGTGTTTGACACCACTGCACCGGTATTCGATGAGTACCCAGTAGAGGTAGAAGCACCATGTGATAACGTAGACGTGGCGATCCTAACAGCTACAGATAACTGTGGTGAGGTAACTGTAACCTACGAAGACACACCAGTGTCAGGAGGATGTGCAGGAACAATCATCCGTGATTACGTAGCAGTAGACGAGTGTGGCAACGAATCAACAGCACAGCAGATCATCTCACTAGTTGATGAAGTAGCTCCTGTATTCGTTGAAGTACCTGCAGACATGACTTACGAGTGTGACCAGGAAGTACCAGCATGTAGCTCAGACGACGTAGCAGTTGAAGACAACTGTACAGAGGTTGAGGTTAGCTGTGCAGACGTTACAATCGACGGAGACTGTCCACAGGAATACACTATCGAGCGTACATACACAGCAGAAGATAACTGTGGAAACATCTCAACATACACACAGACGATCACAGTAGTTGATACAACAGCCCCTGAGTTCACAGACGTACCAGCAGACGCAACGTACGAGTGTGATGAAGAGATCCCAGCAATCAACGCTGAAGCAGAAGATAACTGTGGTGATGTAACAGTAACATGGGAAGATTCAATCGCCGATGGTGACTGTCCACAAGAGTACACGATCACACGTACATTCACAGCAATGGACGATTGTGGAAACTCAAGCACAGAGACACAGACAATCACAGTAGTTGATACAACAGCTCCTGAATTCACGGCAGTAGGTGAAGATGTAACGATTGAGTGTGACGAAGAGCTTCCAGCTCCATTCGCTGAAGCAACAGACAACTGCGGTGAAGTAACGATTGAGGTGTCTCCGGAGATCATCGATGGCGACTGTCCACAGGAGTACACAATGATCCGCACATACACAGCAATGGATGACTGCGGTAATTCAACTACAGCAACTCAAACAATCACAGTAATTGACACTACGGCACCGGTATTCGATGAGTACCCAATCCAAGTAGACGTTCCTTGTGATGAAGTAGATGTCATGACGATCACGGCAACAGACAACTGTGGTGAGGTAACAATCACCTACACTGAGTTCATGATCTCAGGTGGATGTGCTGGAAGCATGATTCGCGATTACGTTGCAGTTGATGAATGTGGAAATGAAGCTTATGCTCAGCAAATCATCAGCCTTGTTGATGAAGTAGCTCCAGAAGCTGAAAACGTTCCGGCAGATGCTACATTCGAATGTGATGAAGAGATCATCCTTGGTGAGCCAACCTTCACTGATAACTGTGATGATGACTTGGAAATCACTTACAACGAAGTAACGGAAGACCTCGATTGTTTCTACCAGATCATTCGCACTTGGACTGCCATTGATCACTGTGATAATGAAACAACCGTTTCTCAAGTCATTACAGTAACAGATACAACAGCTCCTTCTATTGAAGCCGGAGATGACATGACCATCGAGTGTACAGCGATCATTCCTGATCCATCGTTCGAGGTGTCTGACAACTGTGATGAAGACGTAATGGTTGACATCACTTCTGAAATGTTCGATGGTGATTGTCCGCAAGAGTACACGATGGTTCGCACGTACACTGCAACAGATGATTGTGGTAACGTTTCTGTAGATACTCAGACAATCACAGTAGTTGATACAACTGCTCCTGTATTCATTGCAGTAGCGGAAGATGTTACTGTTGAGTGTGATGAAGAGCTTCCTGCTCCTTTCGCTAGCGCGGAAGACAACTGTGGTGAAGTGACAATTGAAGTATCGCCAGAGATTATCGACGGGGAATGCGGAAATGAATACACAATGGTTCGCACTTACACTGCAACTGATGAATGTGGAAACGCCAGCACTGCGACGCAAACAATCACAGTAGTTGATACAACTGCTCCTGAATTCACGAACGTACCATCGAGCATGACAGTTGAATGTCTAAGCGATGTACCGGACATGATGACATTGGCAGCTACTGATAACTGTGGAGATGCAGAAGTAGTGTGTAATGAAGTAAGTGACCTTGACGATTGTGGTAACGGTGTAATCATCCGCACTTGCACTGCAACTGACGCTTGTGGAAACACAACTCAGGTGAGCTACTCAATCACAATCAACGATACCACTGCTCCTACACTTAATGATCTTCCAGAAGAGAACCTAGTGATCGATTGTGAGGATGATGTTCCTGCACCAGCAGATGTAACAGCAACTGACAACTGTGACAATGATCTTGAAGTGATCTTCACTGAAGAGATCATCGGAGACCTTCCTGCAGAGGGAAGTTCAGCAGATTGTGTAGCAACTACGCCAGAAGCTTACTTCGAAGGTGAAACGTGTGGTGGAACTGATCCTTGGAGCTTGGTACTATTCAACTTCGGTGGAGAAGAAGCTGCATTGTATAGCACAATCGAAGCAAACTGGGTTGAATACCCTGATGGTACAGCAACACTCACAGGTTCTGTATTCTGTAATGACAATCCTGATGCAGGATGGGAGATTAACGTAGCCTTCGAAAATGGCATGCCATGGACAGAGTGGTCTACACAAGGCTTCCCAACTGGATACAAAGATGATTGTGACATTGCAGGAGATAACTTCCTTGATTGGATGTACTACATCATGTCTGAAGGAGCTACACTCACAGGATGGGGTGATTACGAAGGAGCAACGCTCAACTTGGATCACGCACCGAGCAACCTATACTACGGTTACCAAGTAGGTGTTGCGGCAAACAACGTGAACGACAACTACGGATCTGGAGGATGGTTCACTTACAGTGGAGAATTCAACGGAGAGGAAGTGTACGGTTCAGGTGATTTTGCCTTCGATCACGATTGTTGTCCTCAGTACTCAGTAGAGCGCACTTGGTGTGTAACTGATTGTTCTGGAAATGAAACTTGCTTCACGCAAATGATCTCATTCGATGACTTGAGTGATGACAACCCATTGGTTGATCTAGACTTCGAAGAGATGGCAGCTGAGCGTGGTGATTTCGAGATTGTTCGTCTTTCTCCGAACCCAGCAGAAAGCTACGCTCGAGTTGAAGTAATGGCTTACAAAGGAACTCCAGTTCGTATCGAGCTGGTTGACCTCAACGGTAAAGTGGTTGACGTGATCTTCGAAGGTGACCTTTCAAGAGGTCAGACGTTCAGAACGATTGTCAACACAAACAACCTATACAACGGCGTTTACACCGTGAGAGCATACTCTCAAATGCATGCTGATGTAACGAAGCTTGTCATCCAGAAATAAGGATGAATAACATATCTAAAAAGGCCTCGCAATTTGCGGGGCCTTTTTGTTTGCATCAATTGTGATGAGCTTTTATCCACACCTTGGGTAATGCATGAAATCTGGCGTAATTTCGAAGTTCGATTATGTCAGGACTCGCCACCTTCATCGATGTCGTAATTCCGATTGCGATCCCTAATCTTCTCACGTACCGCGTACCACGAGAACTAGAGGGGCACGTCCAATTCGGACAACGAGTGGTGGTCCAACTCGGTCGGTCAAAACTGTACACTGCAGTGGTTCATCGAGTACATGATCAACCCCCTCAAGCATATGAAGCAAAGTACATTGAGTCGCTGCTCGATGAAGTACCGATTGTGACCAAGAAGCAGATGCGTCTATGGGAATGGATGGCGGAATACTACATGTGCACCTTAGGCGAAGTACTTGGTTCAGCACTGCCTTCAAGCTTGAAGCTAGCGAGCGAAACCAAGATTGTAGCTCACCCAGATATCGAGGAGTTAGATGCCAGTTCACTGACTGATCGAGAGTTCTTATTGATGGAGGCCCTCGAGCTTCGAAAGGTGTTAGAAATCGCTGAGGTTGCTGAGATCTTGGAGATAAAGACGGTTCAGCCCATCATCAAATCATTGATCGAAAAAGGCTTTGCAACCACTGAAGAAGAATTAAAGCATCGCTACAAACCGAAGACAGAGGAACGCCTTTCCTTGCACCCAAGACTTGAGAACGAGGATTTGTTGAGTGAGGTGTTTGATCAGCTCGAAAAGCGCGCAAGAAAGCAGTCAGAGCTATTGCTTTGTTACCTCAGAGAACGAGAAACGCAAGGTGATTCCATTGGAAAGGTGGCCTTGCAGAAAATGGCTGGAGTTGATTCAACGGTAGCCAAGAAGCTTATTGAAAAGGAGGTTTTCGTCAGCGAGACTGTCGAAATCGATCGAATTGGTCCGTTCACAGGAGAACACCAACAGATTAAAGACCTTTCTGACGATCAGCAACGAGCTCTTCAAGAGATCAAAGATCACTACGAAGACAAGGATGTCGTCTTACTCCATGGTGTCACCGGTTCGGGTAAAACAGAGGTCTATGTCAAGCTCATTGAAGAATGCATAGCTCGAGGAGAACAGGTGCTCTATCTCTTACCTGAGATTGCATTGACAACGCAACTGATTCAACGACTGCAGAAATACTTCGGCGACCAGATTGGCGTCTTCCACTCAAAGTTCAATCAACAAGAAAGAGCAGAGACCTGGAAGAGAACAATGTCTGCAGAAGCGAACAGCTACTCCATCATCATGGGAGCGCGTTCTTCGGTGTTTTTGCCTTTTAGGAAATTGGGTTTGGTCATCGTTGATGAAGAACATGAAAGTAGTTTTAAGCAATACGATCCAGCACCGCGTTATAACGGACGAGATGCCGGGGTGGTGCTAGGGATGCTTCACAAAGCAAAAGTGCTGCTAGGAAGCGCCACACCCTCCATTGAAAGCTACTTCAATACTACAGAAGGTCGATATGGCTTGGTGGAGATGAAGCACAGATTCGGTGGTGTAGTCCTACCGGAGATCCTGACAGCGAATATTCGCAAAGAGCTTCAGCGTAAAACCATGAAGTCTCACTTCACTTCATTCCTCCTCGAAGAAATGAAGGAAGCATTAGAACGCGACGAACAGATTATCCTCTTCCAAAACCGACGAGGGTACTCACCGTTTTGGCAGTGTCATACTTGTGGTTGGGTACCAGAATGTGATCGATGTGATGTAAGCTTGACTTACCACAAACACGTCCATCACCTCAATTGCCATTACTGCGGTTATACCTCAAGTCCGCCCCTCAAATGCCAAGCATGCGGAAGTCACGACCTCCGAAGTGTCGGTTTTGGAACCGAGAAGATCGAGGAAGATCTAAAAGAGCTCTTTCCAGAGGCTCGCGTGGCTAGAATGGACTTAGATACCACTCGAAGTAAGAACGCTTATCAGAACATCCTCAGAAGCTTCGATCTGCATGAGATTGATATTCTTGTGGGGACACAGATGGTAACGAAGGGGCTTGACTTCGAGCGCGTTTCGTTAGTAGGTGTATTGAACGCTGATCAAATGCTTAAGTTCCCAGACTTCAGAGCTTATGAACGCGCCTTCCAGTTGATGACGCAGGTAGCAGGACGTGCCGGACGAAAGCACAAGCGCGGAAAGGTGATCATTCAAACCTATGATCCGGAACACTGGGTGATTCATCAAGTGATTGATAACGATTACGACGCCATGTATCGCAGGGAAGTGATCGAACGCAAGGAATACAAGTATCCTCCGCATACAAGGTTGATCAAGCTAAATATGCGCCATCGAAACGAGGGCTTTTTGCGCGCTTCGGCGCACGAGTTGGCGGCACAGCTCCGACAGCACCTCGGCGACCGAGTAGTTGGCCCAGAGGCTCCTTATGTGGCACGTATCAATAATCAGTACCATCAGAATATCTTACTGAAG
Coding sequences within it:
- a CDS encoding tetratricopeptide repeat protein, whose translation is MKLQLAAILSASALFFSACNDPAEDQSSDQTAQEVETVAIDTVQARLDSLNQRIIADPGNADNYLERAHLYAEKGDVNRTLEDFSNALDADSTRDDIFFARGEYHYGRTDFELAVADYQACVDLSPENTECLLKLGEMQIHLQNYPKALEEINKALTVNEFLPFGYYMKGRIYKETGDTTLAASSYQTAIEVDPEYYDAYIEIGLLYASAKSDLAIEYYRTATEIKPQSIEAKYNLAYYLQSSGDRDANRYTQAFKQYREILEIDPEFVPAYYNQGYIHLEYFQHYDSAITFFDQAADIYPAYYQAYYNRGLCYESLGNKEEALADYNRALSMQPDYTPAALAKGRVLGE
- the recA gene encoding recombinase RecA, producing the protein MATLAQNLTRMATEVNKEKMKALQLTLDKLEKTYGKGTVMKLGDDAIEQLDFIPSGSLTLDLALGIGGYPQGRIIEIYGPESSGKTTLAIHAIAESQRNGGICAIVDAEHAFDKFYAENLGVDTENLLISQPDNGEQALEIADNLIRSGAIDLLVIDSVAALTPRAEIEGEMADSQVGLQARLMSKALRKLTSTISKTGCCCIFINQLREKIGVMFGNPETTTGGNALKFYSSVRIDIRRSSQIKDGDRVIGNRTKVKIVKNKVAPPFQRAEFDIMYGTGISKTGEIIDLGVDMNVIKKSGSWFSYGETKLGQGRDAVKQLLNDNPELMEELEEKIKAELTK
- the bcp gene encoding thioredoxin-dependent thiol peroxidase — its product is MTTLQKGDKAPDFSGIIQDGSEIKSSDYSGKKLVVYFYPRDMTPTCTTQACNIRDNFDVLKGHGIEIIGVNDDPAKKHQKFIDKHELPFPLIADEERSVLQAFGVWGPKKFMGKEFDGTHRTTFLIDEEGTIVDVIKKVKAKEHTDQILNGFGL